The segment TCATGCCCTGTCCGTAAAATGGAACAATGGCGTGGGCCGCATCTCCCACCAGCAGAATCTTTCCGCTGTGTCGCCAAGGGAGGCACTTAATGGTGACCAGAGAGCCAATAGGGTTCTCAAAGAACTCCTGCGCTAAGTCTGGCATCAGGTCCTTGGCATCTGGAAACATTTCCTGAAAGAAAGCCTCAAGTTGCTCTGACGTTTGCAATGACTGGAAAGAGGGCTCGCCTTCATAGGGGAAGAACATGGTGCAGGTAAAGGAACCATCTATGTTGGGCAGCGCAATCATCATGTATTGGCCCCGGGGCCAGATGTGCAATGCATTCTTCTCCAGTTTCCAGCCGCCATCTGCCGCGGGCGGAATGGTTAGTTCTTTGTAGCCGTAGTCAAGGTAGCTTTGCTCGTAGTTGAAGCGGTCCGTTTTCTGCAAAGACAAACGCACCATGGAATAGGCCCCGTCGGCGGCAAAAATCACGTCTGGCTGAATTTGGTGTTCCTGCCCAGAAACAGTGTCTAACATGGTCACTTTGTTAGAGGCTACCTCCACTTCCATTACCTGTTGCTGGAAGTGCAATGAGATATTGGGCTGCGCTTCGGCCAGATCTAACAACGCCTGGTTTAACCCCCCCCTAGAAACCGAGTAGATGGCTTGTCCTTCTTGCCCGTACGGCTGAAAAGAGAGATTCCCGTTTTTGTCATGCATGACCCGCCGGTACATGGGGATGGCCACTTTCTTAATATCTTCTGAGATCCCAATGGTTTCCAGTGCGCGCCACCCCCGGTCACTTAAGGCCAGGTTAATAGATCTTCCGCTATTGATGTCGGTGCGGCGCAGATCTGGCCGGCGTTCATATACATCCACCCGGTAGCCTTGTTTGGCCAGGTACAAAGACAGCAGGCAGCCTACCAGGCCCCCGCCCATGACACTGAGTTGGGTGGTTTTCTCCATGTGGTTTGGTTTCTTTTCTCCTGATGGCGCAAAAAGTGCCCCAAATCATGCATTCTACGGAAAGAAGAGGTAAACTTAGGTTAAATTTTGTGAAAAAGCCTCTCCAATGTCTGTTCCATCTCCGCTCTTTGTGCGCCATGTGGCATCGCCCATAGGCATTATACAGCTTACCTCTACGGAAAAGGAGTTGTTTTCGGCCCGCTTTGCAGAAAATGAGCAAGAAAAGGACAGCCCTGATTTCCCCTCTTGCCTGCAGGACGCGGAGACCCAGTTGAAGGAATACTTTGACGGCCAGCGCCACTCTTTTGACTTACCTCTTCATACCCAAGGCACCGTTTTCCAGCAACAGGTATGGCAGGCTCTCCAGCAAATCCCCGCTGGCCGTACTGACCATTACCTTGGATTAGCCAAACGCCTGGGAAACGCCGGAGCCGTGCGGGCAGTAGGCGTAGCCAACGGCGCCAACCCCTGGATGATCATGGTTCCGTGTCACCGCGTGATTGGTGCCCAAGGCCAATTAGTGGGATATGCCGGTGGCCTCTGGCGCAAAAAGTGGCTCCTGGAGCACGAAGCGAAGATGAGCGGTACGTACCAGACGGCGCTTTTCAATGAGTGATTGAGAAAATGGGTGATTTGAAGATGCGGAGAGTTGAAGTTGTGACAATTGGGAGATGCAGAGATGCTTGATACTATGGCGCGGAAGTTACTTCCGTGACCTCCATCGCGTGTTTCTGAAAGCCACGAAAGTAACTTCCGCGCCATAGTATACCATAGAAGGTTTCTGAAAATGTGTTTAATCTACCTCCCTGAATATCCTCTCATTTTCAAATCATCCATTCTCTCAGTCACTCCTTCTCCCATTTAATAAATAAACCTAAACGTCAGGTTGATCCTGGGCTGCATGACCTTTGCAGTCTTTGGAAGCTGATGGTGCCAGAAATGCTGGGTGGGACCCGCCATGAGGAGAAGGCTTCCGGTAGGCAAGGTTAAGGTCTGCTTCAGGCTTTTCTGTATGCGGTGCCGAAAGGAAAACGTGCGCTCCTGCCCAATGCTGATAGAAGCAATGATGGAGTTTTGGCCTAGTTCGGGTTCATCATCGGCGTGCCAGCCCATGCTGTCCTGACCGTGCCGGTAAAGATTCAGCAACACACTGTTGAAAGAGGCTCCGGTGAGTTCTTCCAATCTGTTTCTTAAGGCGGTTAGTTCTGGAATCCAGGGCAACGGCTCCCAGGTAAGGCCTGAGTAGGTGTAGGCTTTGCCTGCGTCAGCGTACCAGGCCGTGAGCCGCGGCTGATTTATCTGTTTGCCAAACATTCTGATCTTTTCCTGCCGCCATGCTGCTTTCCCCGTCAGTGCCTGTTGCAAAGATTTCTGTTCTTCTGGTGGGATAAAGTCAGAGATGAGATAGACTTCCGCATCTGGCATGGGCAGTTGATGGGCGGCAAATTGCCTTTGGAAAGCATCTGTTAACTCCTGCATCAGCTGTTGAACACCTTACTCCTTTCTATCTGGAGCATCAGCGATATTGCCTTTTTGCCCCACTGACGCTTCAAGCTCGGCCTGTTCAGGATCAATAAAGTCCCCGGGTTTCCGGACTTTGTCTAAGTACCGCATAATAGGGGTAGCCAATACTCCGTGCATGAAAATTGACAGCAGGATAATGAACCCTGCCATGGCCCATATCTCCTCTGGGTTCATAAAAGAGCCTTTGCTTAAAGCAAACGCAATGTAGAAGATAGAACCAATACCCCTAATCCCGAAAAAGCTGATGGCCCACTTTTCGCGGGTTTTTACTTTTACGCCCAATAAACCAATAAACCCGGCCAGAGGCCGCACCAGCAGCACAAACGCCGCACCTACCAGCATTCCCTGCCAGGTAAGGGCATCTAAAAGCCCCCGGGCAACGCTTCCGCCGAATAAAATCAAGACAATCACCACCAAGATTCGCTCAATCTGGTCAGTGAAGTCATGGAGTTCGCGGTGATAGGTGTTGTCTCTTTCGTAGTTTTTGATGGTCAGGCCCGTGATAAAGACCGCAATGAACCCGTAGCCGTGCACCATCTCTGTGAGGCCGTACACCAGCAAGGTGGCCGAAATGGCGACAAACCCGTCTTCGGTTTTGGGGAATTTTACTTTTTTGGGCAGTTTAAACAAAATGAACGATAAACCACGGCCAATGGCGTACCCCATGCCAACGCCCACCACTATGCGGTAAAGCAAATCATAGCTGAGCCAATGGCCCAGCCAGTTCTCAGGGTCCAGCCCCTGGGTGGCCAATGCAATAGCCAACCAGGTAAACGGGAAAGCCATGCCGTCGTTCAACCCTGCCTCTGCCGTGAGAGCAAACCTGGGGGCATCTTCTATTTCTTCGCTAGGCGGACCTACCTGCACATCTGAGGCCAGCACCGGGTCTGTGGGAGCTAATGCCGCCGCCAACAGCACTGCCGAGGCCACTGAAAATCCCATAAACTTCCATGCCATCCAAGCCAGGGCACCAATGCAAAGCAACATGGTCCAACTTACCAGCCTAAGCGGCACTTGCCAGCTAAATAGGGAAAATCTTCGGTTGATTTTGATGCCCGTACCCATAAGCGTGACAATGACGCACAACTCAGAAAGCCGGAGCGCCAATTCGTTCTCCCGCAGTGGGTCAGGCTCTGGCAACCCCAGGGGCAATTTGTAGAGCAGGAATCCCAGCACGATAAAGAGCATGGCATACGAGAAAGGCACTTTCTCAAACCAGGTAGGCAACCAGGCCATGGCCAGAGCCGCCGCTCCAATCACCACGAAAGCTAAGAGGTAATAATCCATGGCCAGTTCTTTTCTGAGGGGTCAGGTATGCTTGTGTGGAACAAATACTTACCTCATACGGGAAAGCTCTGCCTTTTTCTGCCTTATCTCACAGAAAAAGGGTAAAAACAGGGTTCACCAGATAAGAAACTCTTTTCCATACTACAATCAACCTTCTTTCATGCTTCAGTTTAAAACAGAGAAGCCGTTTAGTAGCCTCTTTCAGAAAAAGGCTGCCAAACGGCTTCTCTTACTTCAATGAAGGCCAAAGCGATTAACCTCCAGCCCTCACCTGTTTCTACTTGTTGAAGTGGGCTGCTAGAAATTGGCCAAACCGGTGCACGTCTTCAAACGTGTTGTACATGGGTGTTGGCGCCACGCGGATGACGTTGGGCTCGCGCCAATCCAGGATGAAGCCGTTGGCCATAAGCGTTTCAAATAACTGCCTACCGTTCTGATGCACCAGCAATGAAAGCTGACAACCCCTAGCCGAGGGTTCTGCGGGAGTAATCACCTCCAGCGCCTCTTTGGGCTGGTTTAGTTCTTTGATCAGGAATTCAAGATAACCCGTGAGTCTTTCGCTTTTGGCCCACAGGTTCTCTATGCCGGCCTCGTCAAAGAGCTCCAGAGAGGCTTTGTGCACGGCCATAGGCAGAATCTGGCCGTTGGAAAGCTGCCATCCATCGGCTCCAGGCATGGGAGTAAAGCCTTTCTTCATCTGGAAGCGCACATTTTGATCATGGCCCCACCAACCGGCAAACCTTGGGATCTCCGGATTATGGGCGTGCCGCTCATGAATGAACACCCCAGAGGTTCCGCCCGGACCAGAGTTCAGGTATTTATAAGTACACCACACGGCAAAGTCCACATCCCAGTCGTGTAGTTGCATGGTTACGTTTCCGGCCGCATGGGCCAGGTCAAAACCACACAACGCACCTACCCCATGGGCTGCCTGCGTAATAGCGGCCATGTCAAACACCTGACCGGTGTAATAATTGACCCCGCCCATCATCACCAAGGCCAATTCCTCGCCGTGCTGCTGAATGGTGTTGACAATGTCCTCGGTGCGCAGCGTGTGTTCGCCCGCTCGTGGAGCAACTTCTATGATGGCATCATCGGGCTGAAAGCCGTGGAATTTCACCTGGCTTTCCAGCGCGTACTGGTCTGATGGGAAAGCGCCGGCTTCGGTTAAAATCTTGTAGCGCTTTCCCTGCGGCCGATAAAAAGACACCAGCATGAGATGCAAGTTCACGGTCAATTGGTTCATGACCACCACCTCTTCAGGCTTGGCTCCCACTAATCGGGCGGTAGCTGGCGCTAAAGCGGCATGGTACGTAAACCAAGGGTTGTCACCCGTAAAATGTCCTTCCACCCCTAATTCTGCCCACTTTACCATTTCGTTTTCCAGGGCGGCTCTGGCCGATTTTGGTTGCAAGCCCAAGGAGTTTCCGCAGAGGTAAACAGTGTCTTTTCCGTTATGCTGCGGAA is part of the Rufibacter tibetensis genome and harbors:
- a CDS encoding methylated-DNA--[protein]-cysteine S-methyltransferase; the protein is MSVPSPLFVRHVASPIGIIQLTSTEKELFSARFAENEQEKDSPDFPSCLQDAETQLKEYFDGQRHSFDLPLHTQGTVFQQQVWQALQQIPAGRTDHYLGLAKRLGNAGAVRAVGVANGANPWMIMVPCHRVIGAQGQLVGYAGGLWRKKWLLEHEAKMSGTYQTALFNE
- a CDS encoding cation:proton antiporter produces the protein MDYYLLAFVVIGAAALAMAWLPTWFEKVPFSYAMLFIVLGFLLYKLPLGLPEPDPLRENELALRLSELCVIVTLMGTGIKINRRFSLFSWQVPLRLVSWTMLLCIGALAWMAWKFMGFSVASAVLLAAALAPTDPVLASDVQVGPPSEEIEDAPRFALTAEAGLNDGMAFPFTWLAIALATQGLDPENWLGHWLSYDLLYRIVVGVGMGYAIGRGLSFILFKLPKKVKFPKTEDGFVAISATLLVYGLTEMVHGYGFIAVFITGLTIKNYERDNTYHRELHDFTDQIERILVVIVLILFGGSVARGLLDALTWQGMLVGAAFVLLVRPLAGFIGLLGVKVKTREKWAISFFGIRGIGSIFYIAFALSKGSFMNPEEIWAMAGFIILLSIFMHGVLATPIMRYLDKVRKPGDFIDPEQAELEASVGQKGNIADAPDRKE
- a CDS encoding alpha-ketoglutarate-dependent dioxygenase AlkB family protein, with the protein product MQELTDAFQRQFAAHQLPMPDAEVYLISDFIPPEEQKSLQQALTGKAAWRQEKIRMFGKQINQPRLTAWYADAGKAYTYSGLTWEPLPWIPELTALRNRLEELTGASFNSVLLNLYRHGQDSMGWHADDEPELGQNSIIASISIGQERTFSFRHRIQKSLKQTLTLPTGSLLLMAGPTQHFWHHQLPKTAKVMQPRINLTFRFIY
- the kynU gene encoding kynureninase, translated to MSFQNTLAYAQSQDQADPLRSFRDQYHIPQHNGKDTVYLCGNSLGLQPKSARAALENEMVKWAELGVEGHFTGDNPWFTYHAALAPATARLVGAKPEEVVVMNQLTVNLHLMLVSFYRPQGKRYKILTEAGAFPSDQYALESQVKFHGFQPDDAIIEVAPRAGEHTLRTEDIVNTIQQHGEELALVMMGGVNYYTGQVFDMAAITQAAHGVGALCGFDLAHAAGNVTMQLHDWDVDFAVWCTYKYLNSGPGGTSGVFIHERHAHNPEIPRFAGWWGHDQNVRFQMKKGFTPMPGADGWQLSNGQILPMAVHKASLELFDEAGIENLWAKSERLTGYLEFLIKELNQPKEALEVITPAEPSARGCQLSLLVHQNGRQLFETLMANGFILDWREPNVIRVAPTPMYNTFEDVHRFGQFLAAHFNK
- a CDS encoding FAD-dependent oxidoreductase; its protein translation is MEKTTQLSVMGGGLVGCLLSLYLAKQGYRVDVYERRPDLRRTDINSGRSINLALSDRGWRALETIGISEDIKKVAIPMYRRVMHDKNGNLSFQPYGQEGQAIYSVSRGGLNQALLDLAEAQPNISLHFQQQVMEVEVASNKVTMLDTVSGQEHQIQPDVIFAADGAYSMVRLSLQKTDRFNYEQSYLDYGYKELTIPPAADGGWKLEKNALHIWPRGQYMMIALPNIDGSFTCTMFFPYEGEPSFQSLQTSEQLEAFFQEMFPDAKDLMPDLAQEFFENPIGSLVTIKCLPWRHSGKILLVGDAAHAIVPFYGQGMNAGFEDCTVLRSLLEEHQDDWETIFQTFQDVRKPNTDAIADLAVYNFIEMRDKVADPRFLLQKKVEAKITAQYPDAWLPLYSMVTFSPDIPYADALANGQRQEEIMRALMAHIETEEDYNKPEVQQYLQEHLA